The Sulfurimonas crateris genomic interval GATATAAATTTTCTAAATAATATATCATTACCATACACAGACCAAGCGATAGATAACCTCTTATTATTCAGTTACAACTTCTCCGACGATAGACTTCAAGAACTATACTCCATGTCCCTAGAAAAATTGAATATTGAAAAGTATTTAAAAAATAAATTTAACGACAGTGATTTTAAAAATTTAGCAGAGAGTATTAGAAGCTTTTCTAATGATTTTGAGATAGATTTCATTGATAATAAACCACTTGACAATCTCAAGTTATATTGTAAAAAATTCAAGCCTCAGCTAATATCTATAGAAGGAATTGATTTTTTGGCTATCGAAAAGAACAATTTTGAAATTTTTAATATTGTTAAGGAGATGACACTACTTGGTATAAAATTTGAATTGAGCATAGTTAATGCAAGGATAAACAAAAAAGAGATATTTAGAAATAAACTTAATACTCTTTTTTAGACCGTTTGCTTATTTTGTAAAAGTGTTTTAAATAAATATCAAAGTATGTAAGTGATAGTATGTACATGATTTGCAATAAAAAGGCGGACAAATATGTTTGATATGAATAATGTTATGGACACAAAAAATAAAGATGTTCAAAAGACACATAAGTTCTTTCAAGATTTTTTCAATGCTTTTGCTAAAGAGACAATAAATTTTTACGAGCATTGGGGAATGCTGCCTTTTACATACAAGGAAAAGCAATTAAATTCAGTTGTAACGCCAGCGATATATAAAATAACAAACAACGTATGGCTTGAACAACCGTTTAAAGCTCGTGGGAAACAGAGATTTTTAGATATAGCAACAGTTCATGGAGATAGTATTTATTTGATTGAACTAAAGCATTCGTGGAATAGTAAAAAAGAAGACATTACTAAGAATACTGATGAGGAATGGGAAGTAGCTATCGAGCAAATTGCTGATTTAAAGCGAAACACGGTAAAACAATTTGTGAATCATAAAGATTTTAATATTTTCAGAATCGCATTAATGGTAATGCCTACTTACCTTACCAATGATTTAAATCATGGTGTTTTGGAAGAATCTTCACAACAATATGCTGAGAAAATTTTTAACAAGTATCAAGAATATCGATCTGAAAAGTACCGTGCAAATTATGTTTCAACATGGAAGGTTGAAGAGTGTATTAAATATATCCATGAATATGATCGAGGAAAACAAATTTTCCCATTCATCTCATTTATAGCAAGGATTGAACAGATTTTTGATTAACAAGAGTAGCTAATTCATTATATGATTATTGA includes:
- a CDS encoding translation initiation factor IF-2 N-terminal domain-containing protein; protein product: MDKVNIKYIADELGVSTKEVFNRAVLMSMDVKSIRSAVSLEDAQKIFDAIMHNEQFDSIDSLFYKNKNLTVYLSDNSIDINFLNNISLPYTDQAIDNLLLFSYNFSDDRLQELYSMSLEKLNIEKYLKNKFNDSDFKNLAESIRSFSNDFEIDFIDNKPLDNLKLYCKKFKPQLISIEGIDFLAIEKNNFEIFNIVKEMTLLGIKFELSIVNARINKKEIFRNKLNTLF